Part of the Bacteroides sp. MSB163 genome is shown below.
CTCCTTTGCGCTCACGTAGTCCCGGAACTGGTTGAAGAACGGCTGTACCTCCTCCCCTTTCTTCATCCTCTCCAAGTCCTCATGCTGAAGATAGTTCGTCACCGGAACGCAACTGCCGGTATTGGCATAAGTGCCGTTACCGCCTCCCTGTATCTTCACGTTCATTTCTTTTCCCTCTTGTTCTTCTCGTCCTTGTATAAGGCTTTTATGTCATCAAAAAGCCCGGCTTTTCCTTTCGCATCGATGTAGCTTGCGATATAGGAGAAGATCTTCTCCTGCCTTTGTGTCACAGCATCCAGCCTTGCGTAAATTGCTTGCTGGTTCTTCACGATCATCTCCCTCGACTGACCGACCGCCTTTTCCGTCCGGTCCAAAGCCTGCTCCCTTACCCCGGCAAGGCTCGCAAGGTCACGCATGAAAAGGTCATTTGCCTTTTGATATTGGCTGAACTTTTTTTCCGTAAGTATCGAATCCATGCTCATGGTTACTCTCGTGCTTGTGCTGCTCATTGCTTCACAAGCCGGACGCAAGAAATCCTGCTCCTGCTTCCGGATGAACGCTATCACCTGATCACAGCGTTTGATAAGTTTCTGCATTTCCTTTGCCGGGCTTTCATGCTCAACCGGATTGATGCCGTACTTCTCGAAGTACTCCAGTGCGCAGGAAAGGAAGTCTTTCTTTGATACATTATTGGACTTTGCCAGCCTGTCAAGCCGGGCAAACGTTTTTCGGTCAATGGTTACTGAGGTGGTTGTTTCCTTTTCCATACAATTGCGGTTTTAATTGCCAATTATATTATTAAATCTCTGATTTACAAAGGTATGATTTTAGCTACAATTTCAAAATAATTGTAGCTAAAAATCTTAAACGGCTGAATATAAGCCGTAACCCCGTAGGGCAAGAGGAAAAAACAGGGCTTGCCCGGTTTCCTCTTGCTGTTCTTTCAACTGCTTTGCATCCGGCGAACACCCTCCCCTGCGGTACGGCAAAAAAGTACTTTTACATCGTACAAGGGGGGACGGGGAGAGCCGGGCAAAGCACAAAGAAAGAACCTATTCCACAAACAAAAAAACACACGCCAAAACGACACAACAGGCTGTATCAAGACAAGACAAAAAATTGTAATGCGCATTACAGAATCAAAAAAGATGCGTCCAATTTGGCAACCAAACAATAAAACACTATCTTTGCCACAGAGACAATAAAAGCAAAGAATTATGTTAGTAATCAGCACAAGAGATTTCAGAGCCAACCAAACTAAGTTTTTGGATATGGTCAATAACGGCGAAGACATCGTATTGAAGTCAAGGGAAAAAGGCAGTTTCAAACTTGTCCCTGTCAAAGAAGAGGATACCATTATCAACAAACGGGACATAATGGCGGAACTCAAAGGAGCTTTGCAACAGGTTAAAGACCACATGGACGGAAAAATACAACTCAAATCGGCAGAAGCCTTGTTAGATGAACTTAGAGTTTGTTCCCTCTGATTATTTCGCTACGGAACTGAAAAAGCTGGCAAAGCGTTACAGAGGGCTTGCCGATGATTATGAAGCTTTTTTAGATAGTTTGAAAGAAAATCCCATGCAAGGTACGGAAATAGCTCCCAATATCCGCAAGATCCGAATGCCTATAACAGCCAAAGGACGAGGCAAATCTGGTGGTGCTCGTGTCATTACCTACAATGCTATCGTTGCAGAACAAGAGGGAAAAATATACCTGCTGCTTATCTACGACAAAGCGGATGCATCAAACGTAAAGATGAATGTGGTTAAACAGATTGTCAAAGACTTAGGATTGTGAACAATATAACACGTTATAAAGCAATTCATTACATGGTTTTCAGGAGTGTGCTTTCACTCCCGGAAGCTCTTGGTTTTATACATAAAAAATCATAATTACACAAAAATTAACACACCAAAAAAATCTTCCTAATCCGTTGCACTTGGCTTTACCTGTTTCCACGTTCTCCCATTCTTCGGAAATTCGTCGTATTAAAAAACACGCTGAAAAGTGGAGCGAA
Proteins encoded:
- the btgA gene encoding mobilization protein BtgA, producing the protein MEKETTTSVTIDRKTFARLDRLAKSNNVSKKDFLSCALEYFEKYGINPVEHESPAKEMQKLIKRCDQVIAFIRKQEQDFLRPACEAMSSTSTRVTMSMDSILTEKKFSQYQKANDLFMRDLASLAGVREQALDRTEKAVGQSREMIVKNQQAIYARLDAVTQRQEKIFSYIASYIDAKGKAGLFDDIKALYKDEKNKREKK
- a CDS encoding type II toxin-antitoxin system Phd/YefM family antitoxin → MLVISTRDFRANQTKFLDMVNNGEDIVLKSREKGSFKLVPVKEEDTIINKRDIMAELKGALQQVKDHMDGKIQLKSAEALLDELRVCSL